The following are encoded together in the Oncorhynchus nerka isolate Pitt River linkage group LG25, Oner_Uvic_2.0, whole genome shotgun sequence genome:
- the LOC135564497 gene encoding uncharacterized protein LOC135564497 isoform X1: MSLATSAFSDTVSLFTKVMVSQVMDSVVSDEQSRGSSPTGTVTDIGSLLSGKSYPLPSFSAISMTTSGTSNAARGFEANIDAEERDTISCFGVPQSIVCDQNSTSPDVASLSTPSTDNLVGDDDFTGLISMLVVRLLSKIQTQTDLYPTDVTRTSQDLIPKVIAAFCAWSGCSETQAYPKNLKSHKVYSTVYKHLLKEFGSEKILQLAVSTQDSTFNRILVKSLSKELLHSCNEASRAASRTSFEATRPEALLMAEDVKATRGKLSFLQRLARLKFDLKPFMMGNKKDSKKNSRHSESKDQTTAEDIMSFTFDINKRRTGWSCRLPRPWPRRTLGATCSLTSQPSPLRPTLLWSAPPSGLRKRGTG, translated from the exons ATGAGTTTGGCTACATCAGCATTTAGTGACACAGTCAGCCTGTTTACCAAAGTAATGGTAAGCCAGGTCATGGACTCTGTGGTTTCTGATGAACAAAGCAGAGGGTCATCTCCAACCGGAACTGTAACTGATATAGGCAGTCTACTGAGTGGTAAGTCCTACCCTCTGCCATCTTTCTCCGCCATCAGCATGACAACAAGTGGGACCTCCAATGCTGCACGAGGCTTTGAGGCCAACATAGATGCTGAGGAAAGGGATACCATCAGTTGTTTCGGTGTACCTCAGAGCATTGTTTGTGATCAGAATTCAACCAGCCCGGATGTTGCCTCGCTTTCAACCCCATCCACTGACAACTTAGTCGGTGATGATGACTTCACCGGCCTCATCAGCATGTTAGTGGTGAGACTTCTGTCAAAAATCCAAACCCAAACTGATCTGTACCCAACTGACGTCACACGCACGTCACAAGACCTGATTCCAAAAGTTATAGCTGCCTTCTGTGCATGGTCAGGCTGCTCTGAGACCCAAGCTTATCCCAAGAACCTGAAGAGTCACAAAGTATACAGCACCGTCTACAAACATCTGTTGAAGGAGTTTGGCTCAGAGAAAATACTCCAACTGGCCGTGTCGACTCAGGACTCCACATTCAATAGGATTCTTGTGAAGTCATTGAGCAAGGAGCTTCTCCATAGTTGTAACGAGGCATCAAGAGCAGCCTCAAGAACATCTTTCGAAGCCACCAGGCCAGAAGCTCTTCTCATGGCTGAAGATGTGAAGGCTACCAGAGGGAAGCTGTCTTTCCTACAAAGGCTTGCCAGACTGAAATTCGACTTAAAG CCATTCATGATGGGAAACAAGAAGGATTCCAAGAAGAATTCCCGCCATTCTGAATCCAAAGACCAGACTACTGCTGAAGATATCATGT CTTTTACCTTCGACATCAACAAGCGACGCACGGGCTGGTCCTGCAGACTCCCACGCCCATGGCCCAGGAGAACGCTGGGGGCCACCTGCTCACTCACGTCCCAGCCATCTCCTTTGAGACCGACTCTACTGTGGAGTGCACCTCCAAGTGGACTCCGGAAGAGAGGGACCGGGTGA
- the LOC135564565 gene encoding neurofibromin-like, with product MVDPQLPRASWPVGRITKTMPGIDGRVRSVEIQNPGKQAQETQSSTAELIAGLVQLVPLVSTAQLSQEAMEALLVLHLPETIELWNPQAPIETFWDISSLVLFLICKKLIGHQMVNSTEVLKWLREILICRNKFLLKNKECATQGSGIPICRQAQTKLEVCLYMFLWSPDTEAVLVAMSCFRHLCEEADIRCSADEVLVQSILPNYATFTEFASVSNIMATGRFTLQKRVMALLRRIEHPTAGNTEAWEDTHAKWEQDTKQILNFPKNKEWINMTGFLCALGGVCLSQHNKPCGPTTYSPPMGPMSERKYSMVSVGVCEVSNAAAGASATCSSSSSTETPLGRFLDRLLVLLVCGHERVGLHVRTNVKELLGLELSPVLYHMLFNKLRNSIGRFFDTGATGPHQ from the exons atggtggaccCTCAGCTGCCTCGAGCCTCCTGGCCGGTGGGCCGTATAACTAAGACCATGCCTGGGATCGATGGTCGTGTTAGATCAGTGGAGATCCAG aacCCAGGGAAGCAGGCTCAGGAGACCCAGAGCAGCACAGCAGAGCTGATCGCAGGCCTGGTGCAGCTGGTGCCCTTGGTCAGTACAGCCCAGCTTTCCCAGGAGGCCATGGAG gCTCTGCTGGTGCTGCACCTGCCTGAGACCATTGAGCTGTGGAACCCTCAGGCCCCCATTGAAACCTTCTGGGACATCAG CTCCCTGGTTCTCTTCCTGATCTGCAAGAAGCTGATTGGTCACCAGATGGTGaacagtacagaggtgttgaagTGGCTGAGGGAGATCCTTATCTGCAGGAACAAGTTCCTCCTAAAGAACAAG GAGTGTGCCACGCAGGGCAGTGGAATCCCCATCTGCAGACAGGCCCAGACCAAACTGGAGGTGTGTCTATACATGTTTCTGTGGAGCCCTGACACCGAGGCCGTGCTGGTGGCCATGTCCTGTTTCAGACACCTGTGTGAGGAGGCTGACATCCGCTGTTCCGCTGACGAGGTGCTCGTCCAGAGCATCCTGCCCAACTACGCCACCTTCACAGAGTTCGCCTCCGTCAGCAACATAATGGCCACCG GACGTTTCACCCTGCAGAAGAGAGTGATGGCCTTGTTGAGAAGGATAGAGCACCCCACTGCAGGAAACACTGAG GCATGGGAGGACACGCATGCAAAATGGGAGCAGGACACCAAACAGATTCTGAACTTTCCCAAAAACAAG GAGTGGATCAACATGACAGGCTTCCTGTGTGCTCTGGGTGGGGTGTGTCTGTCCCAGCACAACAAGCCCTGTGGCCCCACCACCTACAGCCCCCCCATGGGCCCCATGAGCGAACGCAAGTACTCTATGGTCTCTGTGGGCGTCTGTGAGGTCTCCAACGCTGCAGCTGGAGCCTCAGCCacctgctcctcctcttcctccactgaAACCCCCCTGGGCAGGTTCCTGGACCGcctgctagtcctgctggtaTGTGGTCATGAGAGGGTGGGTCTACACGTCCGCACCAACGTCAAGGAGCTGCTGGGGCTGGAGCTCAGCCCGGTCCTGTACCACATGCTCTTCAACAAGCTAAGGAACAGCATCGGACGCTTCTTCGACACAGGGGCCACAG GTCCCCATCAATGA
- the armh1 gene encoding armadillo-like helical domain containing protein 1 isoform X1, with translation MSTSKEQAAISKVLSFLQEWDHGNKTVRSRMLTVFVTQNTGKTCPELELEFAQVASLFLARLTAWMRLTYMFGTCLGLQLKAVGVFLSAASNHRYLIEFLEVGGVLTLLEILGQKQTKEEDKAEAIRLLQIVSNAGRKYKELICESYGVRAIAECLAKSKTEGTQETARALLESLAHGNPKYQNQVYRGLIALLTCISPKAQQLVLQTLRIVQDIVKEAHPSIVGPLLNLLRSLHLEVQYEAIELITDLRQYEVRPALLTGLVDLLKPAMEGVQTYKILEDPEMTKMTESLPVYVQQAAAAKALRLLAQGSQELSQELLPLRVVHHLIYAMGNQEHADAQRQASLALEHFVRTYPVVEEHVRRTMGINLFAAFMHKPETFYMTMDEIQADILLSNKVNISEVLEHQSSED, from the exons ATGTCCACAAGCAAGGAACAAGCAGCTATCAGTAAAGTTCTGAGTTTCCTTCAAGAGTGGGATCATGGCAACAAGACGGTGCGCAGCCGCATGCTGACCGTGTTTGTGACTCAAAACACTGGAAAGACTTGTCCTGAGTTAGAACTGGAATTCGCACAGGTTGCCAGTCTCTTTCTGGCTCGGCTCACCGCCTGGATGAGGCTGAC CTACATGTTCGGAACATGCTTAGGTCTTCAACTGAAAGCAGTTGGAGTGTTCCTCTCTGCAGCTAGCAa TCATCGTTATCTCATAGAGTTCCTGGAGGTTGGAGGGGTCCTAACCCTCCTGGAGATCTTAGGTCAGAAACAGACCAAGGAGGAGGACAAGGCAGAGGCCATTCGGCTGCTTCAGATAGTCTCCAACGCTGGACGCAAGTACAAAGAGCTAATCTGCGAAAGCTATG GTGTGAGAGCCATTGCAGAGTGTCTGGCCAAGTCCAAGACAGAGGGGACCCAAGAGACAGCACGGGCCCTGTTGGAGTCCCTGGCCCATGGAAACCCCAAATACCAGAACCAGGTGTACAGAGGTCTGATTGCCCTGCTGACCTGTATCTCGCCCAAGGCCCAGCAACTGGTCTTGCAGACCCTCCGCATAGTACAA GACATAGTGAAGGAAGCCCACCCCAGCATCGTGGGACCTCTGTTGAATTTGTTGAGGTCCCTGCATTTGGAGGTGCAATATGAGG ctatCGAGCTGATCACAGATCTCAGGCAGTATGAGGTCAGACCGGCGCTGCTCACAGGTCTCGTAGATCTGCTCAAACCGGCAATGGAGGGAGTGCAGACATACAAGATCCTGGAAG ACCCAGAAATGACCAAGATGACTGAATCCCTGCCAGTGTATGTCCAACAAGCTGCGGCAGCCAAAGCTTTAAG GTTGCTTGCTCAGGGGAGTCAGGAGCTGTCCCAGGAACTGCTTCCTCTCAGAGTGGTGCACCACTTGATCTATGCTATGGGAAACCAGGAGCATGCTGACGCCCAGAGACAAGCCAGCCTGGCGCTGGAG CATTTTGTCCGTACATACCCAGTGGTGGAGGAGCATGTACGCAGAACCATGGGTATCAATCTGTTTGCAGCCTTCATG CACAAACCTGAGACTTTCTACATGACGATGGATGAAATTCAAGCAGATATCCTGCTATCAAATAAAGTCAACATTTCGGAAG TTCTGGAGCACCAGAGCTCAGAAGACTGA
- the LOC135564497 gene encoding uncharacterized protein LOC135564497 isoform X2, translating into MSLATSAFSDTVSLFTKVMVSQVMDSVVSDEQSRGSSPTGTVTDIGSLLSGKSYPLPSFSAISMTTSGTSNAARGFEANIDAEERDTISCFGVPQSIVCDQNSTSPDVASLSTPSTDNLVGDDDFTGLISMLVVRLLSKIQTQTDLYPTDVTRTSQDLIPKVIAAFCAWSGCSETQAYPKNLKSHKVYSTVYKHLLKEFGSEKILQLAVSTQDSTFNRILVKSLSKELLHSCNEASRAASRTSFEATRPEALLMAEDVKATRGKLSFLQRLARLKFDLKPFMMGNKKDSKKNSRHSESKDQTTAEDIMLAHPGLPEGLPSTSQQEKPRKRPLLIRMFSTISIGLSKPFKQFSKQA; encoded by the exons ATGAGTTTGGCTACATCAGCATTTAGTGACACAGTCAGCCTGTTTACCAAAGTAATGGTAAGCCAGGTCATGGACTCTGTGGTTTCTGATGAACAAAGCAGAGGGTCATCTCCAACCGGAACTGTAACTGATATAGGCAGTCTACTGAGTGGTAAGTCCTACCCTCTGCCATCTTTCTCCGCCATCAGCATGACAACAAGTGGGACCTCCAATGCTGCACGAGGCTTTGAGGCCAACATAGATGCTGAGGAAAGGGATACCATCAGTTGTTTCGGTGTACCTCAGAGCATTGTTTGTGATCAGAATTCAACCAGCCCGGATGTTGCCTCGCTTTCAACCCCATCCACTGACAACTTAGTCGGTGATGATGACTTCACCGGCCTCATCAGCATGTTAGTGGTGAGACTTCTGTCAAAAATCCAAACCCAAACTGATCTGTACCCAACTGACGTCACACGCACGTCACAAGACCTGATTCCAAAAGTTATAGCTGCCTTCTGTGCATGGTCAGGCTGCTCTGAGACCCAAGCTTATCCCAAGAACCTGAAGAGTCACAAAGTATACAGCACCGTCTACAAACATCTGTTGAAGGAGTTTGGCTCAGAGAAAATACTCCAACTGGCCGTGTCGACTCAGGACTCCACATTCAATAGGATTCTTGTGAAGTCATTGAGCAAGGAGCTTCTCCATAGTTGTAACGAGGCATCAAGAGCAGCCTCAAGAACATCTTTCGAAGCCACCAGGCCAGAAGCTCTTCTCATGGCTGAAGATGTGAAGGCTACCAGAGGGAAGCTGTCTTTCCTACAAAGGCTTGCCAGACTGAAATTCGACTTAAAG CCATTCATGATGGGAAACAAGAAGGATTCCAAGAAGAATTCCCGCCATTCTGAATCCAAAGACCAGACTACTGCTGAAGATATCATGT TGGCACATCCTGGACTCCCAGAGggtcttccctccacctctcaacAGGAGAAGCCTCGCAAACGTCCCCTTCTAATCAGGATGTTTTCCACCATCTCCATAGGCCTATCCAAGCCATTCAAACAGTTTTCAAAGCAAGCTTAA
- the LOC135564497 gene encoding uncharacterized protein LOC135564497 isoform X3, with amino-acid sequence MTKEQLAKLCKTIVTFIAQTTLQILLPALARVLGVKDFADDDTDSPKRGGSARSFAAFDQERLELIQEVRYLAKKMYKGGTGAQHLRSLTPSSKSFYLRHQQATHGLVLQTPTPMAQENAGGHLLTHVPAISFETDSTVECTSKWTPEERDRVKVKLANMALMGRIKKSWL; translated from the exons ATGACGAAGGAACAGCTTGCCAAATTGTGCAAGACAATTGTAACCTTCATCGCACAGACCACCCTGCAGATCCTGCTGCCAGCCCTGGCCCGCGTACTTGGGGTAAAGGACTTTGCTGACGACGACACTGACTCACCCAAGAGGGGTGGCAGTGCAAGATCCTTTGCTGCCTTTGATCAGGAAAGACTGGAGCTCATCCAGGAAGTTAGATATCTGGCGAAGAAAATGTATAAGGGCGGCACAGGGGCTCAACATCTCAGGTCCCTAACACCCTCTTCTAAGAG CTTTTACCTTCGACATCAACAAGCGACGCACGGGCTGGTCCTGCAGACTCCCACGCCCATGGCCCAGGAGAACGCTGGGGGCCACCTGCTCACTCACGTCCCAGCCATCTCCTTTGAGACCGACTCTACTGTGGAGTGCACCTCCAAGTGGACTCCGGAAGAGAGGGACCGGGTGAAGGTTAAACTGGCCAACATGGCCTTGATGGGAAGGATCAAAAAGTCTTGGCTGTGA
- the armh1 gene encoding armadillo-like helical domain containing protein 1 isoform X2 has protein sequence MFGTCLGLQLKAVGVFLSAASNHRYLIEFLEVGGVLTLLEILGQKQTKEEDKAEAIRLLQIVSNAGRKYKELICESYGVRAIAECLAKSKTEGTQETARALLESLAHGNPKYQNQVYRGLIALLTCISPKAQQLVLQTLRIVQDIVKEAHPSIVGPLLNLLRSLHLEVQYEAIELITDLRQYEVRPALLTGLVDLLKPAMEGVQTYKILEDPEMTKMTESLPVYVQQAAAAKALRLLAQGSQELSQELLPLRVVHHLIYAMGNQEHADAQRQASLALEHFVRTYPVVEEHVRRTMGINLFAAFMHKPETFYMTMDEIQADILLSNKVNISEVLEHQSSED, from the exons ATGTTCGGAACATGCTTAGGTCTTCAACTGAAAGCAGTTGGAGTGTTCCTCTCTGCAGCTAGCAa TCATCGTTATCTCATAGAGTTCCTGGAGGTTGGAGGGGTCCTAACCCTCCTGGAGATCTTAGGTCAGAAACAGACCAAGGAGGAGGACAAGGCAGAGGCCATTCGGCTGCTTCAGATAGTCTCCAACGCTGGACGCAAGTACAAAGAGCTAATCTGCGAAAGCTATG GTGTGAGAGCCATTGCAGAGTGTCTGGCCAAGTCCAAGACAGAGGGGACCCAAGAGACAGCACGGGCCCTGTTGGAGTCCCTGGCCCATGGAAACCCCAAATACCAGAACCAGGTGTACAGAGGTCTGATTGCCCTGCTGACCTGTATCTCGCCCAAGGCCCAGCAACTGGTCTTGCAGACCCTCCGCATAGTACAA GACATAGTGAAGGAAGCCCACCCCAGCATCGTGGGACCTCTGTTGAATTTGTTGAGGTCCCTGCATTTGGAGGTGCAATATGAGG ctatCGAGCTGATCACAGATCTCAGGCAGTATGAGGTCAGACCGGCGCTGCTCACAGGTCTCGTAGATCTGCTCAAACCGGCAATGGAGGGAGTGCAGACATACAAGATCCTGGAAG ACCCAGAAATGACCAAGATGACTGAATCCCTGCCAGTGTATGTCCAACAAGCTGCGGCAGCCAAAGCTTTAAG GTTGCTTGCTCAGGGGAGTCAGGAGCTGTCCCAGGAACTGCTTCCTCTCAGAGTGGTGCACCACTTGATCTATGCTATGGGAAACCAGGAGCATGCTGACGCCCAGAGACAAGCCAGCCTGGCGCTGGAG CATTTTGTCCGTACATACCCAGTGGTGGAGGAGCATGTACGCAGAACCATGGGTATCAATCTGTTTGCAGCCTTCATG CACAAACCTGAGACTTTCTACATGACGATGGATGAAATTCAAGCAGATATCCTGCTATCAAATAAAGTCAACATTTCGGAAG TTCTGGAGCACCAGAGCTCAGAAGACTGA